Within the Medicago truncatula cultivar Jemalong A17 chromosome 4, MtrunA17r5.0-ANR, whole genome shotgun sequence genome, the region GAATAGTGTACATGGCTATACATTTATTGGAGTCTTAGCCTTTGTTAATCATGTAACTAACTTCTAATTACGATTTATAGCTACATGTATcagaaaaacaaattagaaatatttgttattttttgtgtatttGGTATTAACTTTTGCATGTAAGTTATAATGTGACTCTGCATTTTTCCTTAATTTGGCTATGACCTGCAGgattcaataatatttatattaggCTTTCTGTGCTAAACCTAAGATTACACTTCATGCAAACGTGATCGTGTACATTTGTTTTATGTTCAGGTTAGGCCTGATAGTCCATTATCAGATGTTTCTCATgacaatgaaaaatattttataccgTTGcataaatatacaaagaaaaattcACTATGCGAGTCAATGTCTAGTTGTGATCATTTACCTTCCCCACCATCTAGTACTGTTTCTGAACAAAGCAAATTCAAGAGGAAAATTCGCGTTGATTTAGGATTGGGACCGGAAAAAGAGAATAAGTCTAGTAAATCTAGTTTTTGTTCCAGTTTTCATGATAGTGATGgtaatatatcaacaacaaagaCATTGTCAGTGACTAAAGAGTTCAAAAGCCACTGTGAATCACATCAACAAGGTCAGTTTTGGAAGAAGGACAATGCTGCATCAACCAATAGACTGTATAATAACAGTCACAGAAAAATCAACTTTGACATCTGCTTTCGCGGTATAAGAAATTCTGGTTTAACAGGAGCTACGCCGCTTGAAAAGAACAAGGACAGCTGCATTGAATTTGAGATGCAGGATGGAGGaacaaataaagaaacaaatgaCGTAATACTGAGGCCTGGGATGGTTCTCTTGAAACACCACTTAACACATGAAGAACAGGTACTTGACTTTACCTGATTGTTCAGAATgcaaaagttgaaatttaattttattatgtatcTTAAAGGCTAGGAGTCCTAGGACATTATAGGAGGAGACATATTTCAGAATTAGCCTACGTTGTGTATAAGATATGAGTAATATTTAGGATTCAAGCAATGTCCTTTGAGTGAATCACCAATTTAATCCGTAAAATTGTTGGCACAGTCAACTTGATCGTTAAAACTAACGAAATTTAAAATGATTCgtgaatttgaaaattcaaattaaaaatttggAATCAATATCCGGTCCAAGGACCGACAAATCAGGgagaccaatcccaccgcccactagTGGGGGGATATTGAAGCCAAAGCAAAGTCCTATATGGACTGGCCAACATAGGAATTGATAGCATCTAGATGATTTGAACTTGAGAGTTGAGACCAACagaggagcacactcctaaGTGTCAAGCCTTACACCCCCAGGCCAATCCCTGGGGGTTTGAAAATTCACAATTACATCATTCCCCGTCAGTTTATTTCAGTCTCGAACTAACTGATCCAAAAGAACTAATGTGATCAGATATTTCCAATTTCaatgactattttgaaatatttataatttcatgAACTAAATTGGCAGCACCCTACAATTTCAGGGCCTAAATTGTTGATTCactaaatttctttttcttgtcaATTCTTGGAATTTCTTTCACTTGTTGTAATAGAATGCATTTATATGCCTGGTCTGCCTTCATATTCCTGAAAGATTCACAATCACTTCTTACGCTTGATTGGAATATATATGTATGTCATACGTGTtgaactatgaagcacggacacagaCACAACACGGACACCGACGCGTGTTggtgtcggtgtcagacactGACGCGTGTCCGACACCAGGACACACCTAATCTGAGGAACGTTCATGCTTCATAGgtgttaaattttattatttgaccACATTTTTCCATACAATTTTAGGTTGAAATAGTGAAAAAATGCCGGGATCTTGGTCTTGGTCCTGGAGGATTCTATCAACCAGGTTATGGAGATGGAGCAAAATTTCGATTGAAGATGATGTGTCTTGGCATGGATTGGGATCCTCAAACAAGAAAATATGGATATAAAAGGGAAATTGATGGTAGCAAGCCACCAAGTATTCCTCATTACTTTAGCAAGTTAGTTATAAGATCTATACAAGAAGCACGTAATCTAATTAATCAGGAGTCTGTGGAGCATATATTGCCTTCAATTACTCCTGATATATGcattgtcaatttttatttaaccaATGGAAGGCTTGGTCTTCATCAGGTCAGCTTCACTACTTTAATGCTTGGCATTTTTTATATCAGATAGAAAGAATTCCTGAAATATTTGTATATTGTTGACTTAATCTGAGATACttgaaaatataacaataaaaacGAACATATATTCAGGACCAAGTATTTGATGTCAATGACCATATTTGAAGTAGTCAAATATGTTCTTGCAACATATTAGACTTTACAGTGGCATAATGTTATTTGTAGTCTATCCATTTGGACTCCATACATTAAATGTGTGATGAAGTGATTGATTTTGGTTgtccgatctcaaatcaattgTGTAGATTATTTAAAGACGATTTGGTAAAAGTGTATTTGGAGTTgccgatctcaaatcaatcgtCTAGATCAAATAATGAGTGTAAATGCATGTATTTGTTAATCTAGGAAATCTACATCCGTAGTCTATCATTCATGTAACACTCCATGTATCAGTCTTGTCACTTACAGtgaaaacatgaaatgaaaataaaaaaacgttTTCTTAAAGTAAATGGTCCAAGCCACTCGTGATTTTCCAATAGCTAAGCACAAGTTTTCGCTGAAATGTTCAAGTCATTGATTTTTCTGCTAACTTTTTTCGCTTCCATTTCCTAACCACTTGATCCAGGATCGCGATGAAAGCAGAGAAAGTCTTCAAAAAGGGTTGCCAGTTGTTTCTTTCTCTATTGGTGATTCAGCAGAATTTCTTTATAGTGATCAAAGGAATGTTGAGAAGGCAGAAAATGTACTTCTAGAATCAGGAGATGTTCTAATATTTGGTGGAGAATCGCGACATGTCTACCATGGTGTCTCATCTATCATACAAAATTCAGCACCAGATGAATTGGTTCAAGATACATGCCTTTGTCCCGGTCGCCTCAATCTGACATTTAGACAGTATTGATGTCTCATCTTCTGTAAGGTCAGTAATGCTATCGACGTTTTCTTAGTCATCTATCTATCAATCTATAACCTATTCATTCAAAAGAAAGAGTGGCACCCCTCGCCTTGCAAGCCGATTTTGTAGGAATGAGTTATGCTCGATATCAAAACctaatatatagaaaaagaaaagaaacgaAGTTGGTTTTGTCGCACCGTCGTGCGCAACACAGGTCCCATATTCTAGTGCATTTTAGAATATTGCAATCCTGTAGTGAATTGAGTAAATAGTTTGTTGTTTACTTCTATTCTCATTTGAGTCAATAACTGACCCCACCCCTACTATAATCTACATTGGAAGTTTGTTGGTTGAATTTAGTCtctaaataaagttttttttttttttaataaatctcTAATATAAAGTTGTTGAGCTATAATTTTCAATGTCTTATTTGGTTAGTTACATATATCTTTCATTTGTGTCAATAACTATCCCTTATCAATTGACTAAATGTTGGTTCCTTAACTAGCAAAGTTATTAATGCATCACTTCCGTTCATCTTATCAATACTAAGTCGTTACATGTTTCAATCAGTATTTAAGATTGTGAAtagattccttcaaaaaaagattgTGGTATGAAATTGATGTTTGTAAAAATAATCAACTCAATTCAAATAATTATGCTTCCCAGGTGGGTCTTAGAATTATGAATACGGATATATGTCAATGATAAATACATCCACTAAATTTAGGCAAAATTCTTCAtatggtcctttaagttttgttttttcctaCTAGATCCTTTAAGTCAAAAACCATGCACACCATTGTCCTTTTTTGCAACCTCTGGTGTATAAACATTTGCGTGACCATTATTGGTTTGACGTGGATTAGACGGtgattagtatttttatttaaattttttattgaaaaattaaaattttaagcccATATCATCTTAATATGCctaactaataataataataataatcaattttacttaaaaaaaattgaaatgagcaacaataacaaatatagGGAGAAGAAAGCAATAAGACAATTGTTAAAAGTAGCATGGAATAGTATAGATCAAATATGTTTATTACATATATGCAACAACCAAACTgggaaaataaaaatcattttactaCAGATTATAAGTCTGAAACAAGAGGAAACTCGCATAGGTGGAGCCCTTATTGCACTTTCTTTATTCTCATTAGCAAATTATACTGATGCTGAAGAAAGATGTGCCATGctatcttcttctttctctcactCATTCACACTCTTTAGAACCTGATGCTGCAATACAGAAAGCAAACAAATTAACTTATATATGatattctctctaaaaaaaaaacttatatatgatattcaatttaaaataagaaagCAAGAAATTAAAGAACTATTTATATGCTCATGAAGAGATACTatgtttgaaattaaaaaaaattgcacagcaaatgaaaattgagtttatttataatttcatttattaattttcataGTATTACTTCTATTTTGATGACTGTCCAAAAATACATAAGTCGCTCATAATTTGTTTCCACTTATTATAAAAAGCTTCAACTCTTTTTTCATAccttttagtaaaaaaaaactctgttaTAATAATAGCTAATTAAGATAACacatatatttata harbors:
- the LOC11425593 gene encoding uncharacterized protein isoform X1; translated protein: MLSSRSFHSPLFLNHRFYLRFLMGETNKNATSSPTESVSQGGNVDNANVRPDSPLSDVSHDNEKYFIPLHKYTKKNSLCESMSSCDHLPSPPSSTVSEQSKFKRKIRVDLGLGPEKENKSSKSSFCSSFHDSDGNISTTKTLSVTKEFKSHCESHQQGQFWKKDNAASTNRLYNNSHRKINFDICFRGIRNSGLTGATPLEKNKDSCIEFEMQDGGTNKETNDVILRPGMVLLKHHLTHEEQVEIVKKCRDLGLGPGGFYQPGYGDGAKFRLKMMCLGMDWDPQTRKYGYKREIDGSKPPSIPHYFSKLVIRSIQEARNLINQESVEHILPSITPDICIVNFYLTNGRLGLHQDRDESRESLQKGLPVVSFSIGDSAEFLYSDQRNVEKAENVLLESGDVLIFGGESRHVYHGVSSIIQNSAPDELVQDTCLCPGRLNLTFRQY
- the LOC11425593 gene encoding uncharacterized protein isoform X2 encodes the protein MPRHHQQNQCHKVETLIMQMPDSPLSDVSHDNEKYFIPLHKYTKKNSLCESMSSCDHLPSPPSSTVSEQSKFKRKIRVDLGLGPEKENKSSKSSFCSSFHDSDGNISTTKTLSVTKEFKSHCESHQQGQFWKKDNAASTNRLYNNSHRKINFDICFRGIRNSGLTGATPLEKNKDSCIEFEMQDGGTNKETNDVILRPGMVLLKHHLTHEEQVEIVKKCRDLGLGPGGFYQPGYGDGAKFRLKMMCLGMDWDPQTRKYGYKREIDGSKPPSIPHYFSKLVIRSIQEARNLINQESVEHILPSITPDICIVNFYLTNGRLGLHQDRDESRESLQKGLPVVSFSIGDSAEFLYSDQRNVEKAENVLLESGDVLIFGGESRHVYHGVSSIIQNSAPDELVQDTCLCPGRLNLTFRQY